Proteins from a genomic interval of Cryptococcus neoformans var. grubii H99 chromosome 8, complete sequence:
- a CDS encoding lipoyl(octanoyl) transferase, with amino-acid sequence MSRSLARLFPNGVRNLSLGPVSCSTASSSVSASSSLPPLRYHVFKEPLPYPVGLKLQNDIIDRRLMAKSKDPIGSKGLGDVVLLLEHTPTYTTGRRDNTPNPNELHPEEKKVQNVGASFFITKRGGQVTYHGPGQLVGYPILDLNVMETPTRCYVEFLQAMLGNYIRDTSALDNVLAPHPDGHVGVFSSPTEKVASIGIHLRHRITSHGFAMNVTPEPIAWFDLVMACGLADVRAVSLHNLITRGAMRDGIIPSRLPSVQDVAKSIMPRFGEIFGREIKALDARDSGEAGEVWGLVQKAEQDARKENAKHGGWSSEPDLSQRA; translated from the exons ATGTCTCGGTCACTCGcccgcctcttccccaaTGGAGTCAGAAATTTGTCTCTGGGACCAGTTTCATGCTCAACGGCGTCGTCATCAgtttcagcttcttcatctcttccacctttgCGATATCATGTCTTCAAGGAACCTCTGCCGTATCCGGTCGGGCTGAAATTGCAAAATGACATAATCGATCGAAGGCTGATGGCAAAGAGCAAGGATCCTATAGGCAGTAAGGGTCTTGGCGACGTTGTCCTTCTCTTAG AACATACGCCAACATACACTACTGGCAGACGAGACAACACACCTAATCCCAATGAACTTCATccggaagaaaaaaaggttcAAAATGTTGGAGCTAGCTTTTTCATTACAAAAAGAGGGGGACAAGTGACCTACCACGGCCCTGGGCAACTAGTTGGGTACCCTATACTGGATTTGAATGTCATGGAA ACTCCTACCCGATGTTATGTCGAGTTTTTGCAAGCTATGCTTGGTAATTATATCCGAGATACCTCGGCTCTTGACAACGTCCTCGCACCTCACCCCGACGGACATGTTGGagtcttctcttctcccaccgAAAAG GTTGCCTCCATAGGTAtccatcttcgccatcgCATAACTTCCCACGGTTTCGCCATGAACGTTACACCCGAACCTATTGCCTGGTTCGACCTCGTCATGGCTTGTGGCCTCGCAGACGTTCGCGCGGTGTCATTACACAACCTGATTACTCGAGGTGCAATGCGGGATGGGATAATACCGTCAAGGTTGCCGAGTGTGCAGGACGTGGCCAAGTCTATCATGCCTAGGTTTGGGGAAATATTTGGGAGGGAAATCAAAGCGCTTGATGCCCGAGATTCTGGCGAGGCTGGGGAGGTTTGGGGACTTGTTCAGAAGGCTGAGCAGGATGCTAGGAAGGAGAATGCCAAACATGGAGGATGGTCTTCTGAGCCTGATTTGAGCCAAAGAGCTTAG
- a CDS encoding efflux protein EncT — translation MTRGQGQVGVTDEKEDQIPSHHGGLEIRVSQRKKWGLLALFSLSLVIDQWCLAAFYILTSPIIDSMQVPFPQQSWVITSYTVTFAATLLFWGRVSDLYSAAPVFSYGIVTLGVLNLIISFLPERYSFFILRAPSGIAGSSSVPSAYRLIVTVFEPHELNKAFTIYGMSGALANSTGNIIAGTIMLIPSGGQDEAWRWFFRILSVILLPVGVWSVFWIPRSEGENADASDKLARMDLPGCFMMLVAIVLLILALTLGASNGWSTPGFITPLIISAILFPGFFIWESRIKPSHALLPPSIWRYHNFTLWIVFALLGYTWWSVNFFAFIEYWMDYMGEKAIIVSLRVLTEGIPPMVVAIILTKWGRLMEWPRISITCGALLGIAAYIMFIFSGTHTGRDYWRYVFPAMLFGTMGMHIVFTATSVGAMCAVPANIGGVAGATLQVAYQVGAAVSFAVQAGLFTVNEGGISNFDNLRASFYFELGFVALWLIGFLVFYRPSKNTEMSGDTERIVVGH, via the exons ATGACAAGAGGACAAGGTCAGGTCGGAGTTAcagatgagaaagaagatcaaATACCATCTCATCATGGTGGATTAGAAATTAGAGTCTCtcaaaggaagaaatggggTCTTTTAGCTCTTTTCAGCCTGTCTCTTGTCATCGATC AATGGTGTCTGGCTGCTTTCTATATCCTCACTTCCCCTATCATCGACTCTATGCAAGTTCCGTTCCCCCAGCAATCATGGGTCATCACCTCCTACACAGTCACCTTCGCCGCtaccctcctcttctgggGCCGAGTCTCCGACCTCTATTCTGCTGCACCTGTCTTCTCTTACGGTATTGTCACTCTTGGGGTATTGAATTtgatcatctccttcctaCCAGAGAGAtattctttcttcattcttcggGCACCGTCTGGCATAGCGGGTAGTTCTTCTGTGCCTTCTGCTTATAGGCTTATCGTCACCGTATTTGAGCCCCATGAGCTGAACAAAGCTTTTACTATCTACGGCATGAGCGGCGCTCTTGCAAATTCTACAGGAAATATTATTGCTGGGACTATTATGTTGATCCCTTCTGGCggacaagatgaagcaTGGAGGTGGTTCTTTAGGATCCTGTCGGTCATTTTATTGCCTGTGGGGGTGTGGTCAGTATTTTGGATTCCAAGAAGCGAGGGTGAGAATGCCGATGCAAGCGATAAACTGGCAAGGATGGATCTTCCAGGATGTTTCAT GATGTTAGTCGCCATCGTTCTCCTGATCCTCGCTTTAACTCTCGGCGCCTCAAATGGCTGGTCGACGCCCGGTTTCATCAcccctctcatcatctccgcCATTCTTTTCCCAGGTTTCTTCATCTGGGAATCAAGAATCAAGCCCAGCCATgcacttcttccaccttcaATATGGCGATATCATAATTTTACCCTTTGGATCGTCTTTGCTCTCCTTGGCTATACCTGGTGGTCGGTTAATTTTTTCGCGTTTATTGAGTATTGGATGGATTATATGGGTGAAAAAGCGATCATCGTTTCGTTGCGGGTCTTGACGGAAGGTATACCTCCAATGGTGgtcgccatcatccttACTAAATGGGGGCGATTGATGGAATGGCCTAGGATCTCGATCACATGTGGCGCTCTGCTGGGTATAGCGGCCTATATCATGTTCATATTTTCCGGCACGCATACTGGGAGGGATTACTGGCGCTACGTATTTCCAGCCATGCTTTTTGGGACAATGGGGATGCACATTGTCTTTACAGCTacaag CGTTGGTGCGATGTGCGCTGTCCCTGCAAACATTGGAGGCGTAGCGGGCGCTACTTTACAAGTGGCGTATCAAGTAGGAGCTGCTGTATCCTTTGCGGTGCAAGCTGGACTGTTTACCGTCAATGAAGGCGGGATATCCAATTTCGACAATCTCAGAGCTTCATTCTACTTTGAGTTGGGATTCGTTGCGTTGTGGTTGATTGGCTTCTTGGTGTTTTATAGACCATCCAAGAATACAGAGATGTCCGGGGACACAGAGAGAATCGTGGTTGGTCATTAA
- a CDS encoding spermidine synthase — MAVSQSHPNIVDGWFREINTQWPGQAMTLKVKQILHQEKSLFQDVLVFESETYGNVLVLDGVIQATERDEFSYQEMITHLPMASHPNPENVLVIGGGDGGVIREVLKHKSVKKVTLCDIDEAVIRVSKQWLPLMSDCYKDSRVEVHIGDGFKFLPEHKNEYDVIITDSSDPVGPAEALFQPPYFQLLKEALKEGGSVSTQAECLWVHLPLIKTLKETCSKLFPVVKYGFTTIPTYPAGQIGIMVCSKDSTRDLTVPLRAVPDTRYYNSEVHRAAFTIPEFGRAMLEDGVNVLPKFSGARPTPTTTKKKVLLLGSGLVAGPAADYIARHNHELTIACRTLASAQDLASGLPNATPMSVDVSSADALRQAIKGHDVVVSLIPYTYHAQVMEAALEEKVHVVTTSYVNPQMRALEQKFKDAGLICFNEIGVDPGVDHLWAIKVFDEVKKAGGKIKSFYSFCGGLVEPAAADNALGYKFSWSPVGVLMALNNDGKYLKDGKVVEVAGKDLMSTAKPYYFTPAYNLVAYPNRDSTVFREFYGLEGVQNLCRGTMRYAGFCEVITAWKEIGLMSDAQVDYLAQGAAPITWIKVVSQLLGVEAKEAAVIEKLKTLKSFETESRVLITKFRDLGLFSEEQVAQRGSVMRALSALLEEKCAFKEGEVDLVLLQHTFEIINADGSEQTITSSLEAYGDRNGGPSAMAKLVGVPCGMAVQFILEGVLNKPGVFAPYDEETCKLFRERLEKEEGITMVEKLV; from the exons ATGGCTGTCTCTCAATCTCACCCCAACATCGTCG ACGGCTGGTTCAGGGAGATCAACACCCAATGGCCCG GTCAGGCTATGACTCTCAA GGTCAAGCAAATCTTGCACCAGGAGAAGTCCCTCTTCCAG GATGTCCTTGTCTTCGAGTCCGAGACCTACGGTAATGTTCTCGTCCTCGACGGTGTCATTCAGGCCACCGAGCGTGATGAATTCTC TTACCAGGAGATGATCACTCACCTTCCTATGGCTTCACACCCTAACCCCGAGAACGTCCTTGTTATCGGCGGTGGTGACGGTGGTGTCATTCGAGAGGTTCTCAAGCACAAGTCTGTCAAGAAAGTCACTCTCTGCGACATTGACGAA GCTGTCATCCGAGTCTCTAAGCAATGGCTCCCTCTCATGTCCGACTGCTACAAGGACTCCCGAGTTGAAGTTCACATTGGTGACGGTTTTAAGTTCCTTCCCGAGCACAAGAACGAGTACGACGTTATCATCACCGACTCTTCTGACCCCGTCGGTCCCGCCGAGGCTCTTTTCCAGCCCCCTTACTTCCAACTCCTCAAGGAGGCTCTCAAGGAGGGTGGTTCTGTCTCTACCCAGGCTGAGTGCTTGTGGGTTCATCTCCCCCTCATCAAGACCCTCAAGGAAACTTGCTCCAAGCTCTTCCCCGTCGTCAAGTACGGTTtcaccaccatccccaCCTACCCCGCCGGTCAGATTGGTATCATGGTCTGCAGCAAGGACTCTACCCGAGACCTCACTGTTCCCCTCCGTGCCGTTCCCGACACCAGGTACTACAACTCTGAGGTCCATCGAGCTGCTTTTACCATCCCCGAGTTCGGTCGTGCCATGCTCGAGGACGGCGTCAACGTCTTGCCCAAGTTCAGCGGTGCTCGACCCACTCCTACCAcgaccaagaagaaggtgctCCTCCTTGGTTCCGGCCTTGTTGCTGGCCCTGCTGCTGATTACATTGCCCGACACAACCATGAGCTCACCATCGCTTGCCGAACACTTGCTAGTGCACAGGACCTCGCTTCCGGCCTCCCCAACGCCACCCCCATGTCTGTTGACGTCTCTTCGGCTGACGCTCTCCGACAGGCTATCAAGGGTCACGACGTTGTTGTCAGCTTGATCCCTTACACCTACCACGCCCAGGTCATGGAGGCTGCccttgaagagaaggtCCACGTTGTCACAACCTCCTACGTCAACCCCCAGATGCGTGCCCTCGAGCAGAAGTTCAAGGATGCTGGTTTGATCTGTTTCAACGAGATCGGCGTCGACCCCGGAGTTGACCACTTGTGGGCCATCAAGGTCTTTGACGAAGTCAAGAAGGCCGGTGGTAAGATCAAGAGCTTCTACAGCTTCTGTGGTGGTCTTGTTGAGCCTGCT GCCGCCGACAACGCCCTCGGTTATAAGTTCTCTTGGTCCCCTGTCGGTGTCCTCATGGCCCTCAATAACGACGGCAAGTACCTCAAGGACGGAAAGGTCGTCGAAGTTGCCGGCAAAGACCTCATGAGCACAGCCAAGCCTTACTACTTCACTCCCGCGTACAACCTCGTCGCCTACCCCAACCGAGACTCCACTGTCTTCAGGGAGTTCTACGGTTTGGAAGGTGTCCAGAACCTTTGCCGAGGTACTATGAGGTATGCTGGCTTCTGCGAAGTCATCACTGCCTGGAAGGAAATTGGTTTGATGTCCGACGCTCAAGTCGACTACCTCGCCCAGGGTGCTGCTCCTATCACTTGGATCAAGGTCGTCTCTCAGTTGCTTGGCGTTGAGGCCAAGGAGGC TGCCGTCATTGAGAAGCTCAAGACTCTCAAATCTTTCGAGACTGAGTCGAGGGtcctcatcaccaaatTCCGAGACCTCGGTCTCTTCTCCGAGGAGCAGGTCGCTCAGCGAGGTTCCGTTATGCGAGCTCTGTCCGCTCTTCTCGAGGAGAAGTGTGCCTTCAAGGAGGGTGAGGTCGATCTTGTCTTGCTGCAACACACATTCGAGATTATCAACGCCGACGGTTCCGAG CAAACCATCACTTCCTCCCTCGAGGCTTACGGCGACAGGAACGGTGGGCCCTCTGCCATGGCCAAGCTCGTCGGT GTTCCTTGCGGTATGGCTGTGCAGTTCATCCTTGAGGGTGTCCTCAACAAGCCCGGTGTCTTCGCTCCTTACGACGAGGAGACGTGCAAGTTATTCCGAGAGCgactggagaaggaggagggtatCACCATGGTTGAGAAGCTCGTTTAA